Proteins encoded by one window of Arachis ipaensis cultivar K30076 chromosome B04, Araip1.1, whole genome shotgun sequence:
- the LOC107637560 gene encoding WEB family protein At1g12150-like, translated as MSFRVRESQKELGSPRGEIGEIDTRAPFQSVKAAVSLFGEVAVPKSSSIKRKSSENVLEKETQLLLAQRELNMIKKQLGSAENTKSKALAELERANVTLQDLTKKLIGVRESKETAIEAAEVVKNKAKILEEQLSQKAIGYEAWKRELEQARKEYQTTVKELDASKQELNQIRQDFDAALEAKLAAFQTAGEAQRSTKMNLEKVNEMSNEIANMKASIEQLKLQTLKAQEEQVQVMQERESQLSYYITAKEDAQAKLTALKAEYDPELTASLEVKLAETSAEIQLLQEQMREAHASEMESVRQMTDEIKQATKMLHEVVAEENSLRELVASLRTDLEQVKRDQEELKEKQQAAEALAASLTSELQTIKEEAGPDPGSVEEVDLTQEMSLKIQELALETESAKREEEELRVQTEELKREAEKAQAMAEELGRKLEDALREAEESKAAERKAIQEMKTLSDMRGRVSDADSNSNANANANSKIVLSVKEFAALSGKIKESEDLIERTEAAAHAQVEAINARKREVDKKVEANLKAIEEIKAATDMALRNAEMADSAKEAVEDELRRWREEQNSDMDYAENSARSISLHI; from the exons atgagcttCAGAGTAAGAGAATCACAAAAGGAATTGGGGTCTCCAAGGGGAGAGATTGGAGAGATAGATACAAGGGCTCCATTCCAATCTGTGAAAGCTGCTGTTAGTTTATTTGGTGAGGTAGCAGTTCCAAAATCTTCTTCTATCAAGAGGAAATCCTCTGAG AATGTACTGGAAAAGGAGACACAACTTCTGTTGGCCCAAAGAGAACTAAACATGATAAAGAAACAGCTTGGCAGTGCTGAGAATACAAAATCTAAAGCACTTGCTGAGCTTGAGAGGGCCAATGTAACACTTCAGGACTTGACAAAGAAGCTCATCGGTGTCAGAGAATCTAAGGAGACGGCAATAGAGGCAGCCGAAGTCGTGAAGAACAAGGCCAAAATACTCGAGGAACAACTGTCCCAAAAAGCTATAGgatatgaagcttggaaaagagaACTAGAGCAAGCAAGAAAGGAGTATCAAACAACTGTGAAGGAACTAGATGCTTCCAAGCAAGAACTCAATCAGATAAGGCAAGATTTCGATGCAGCTTTGGAGGCAAAGTTGGCTGCATTCCAAACTGCAGGGGAAGCTCAACGATCCACTAAGATGAACTTGGAAAAAGTCAATGAAATGTCAAATGAAATCGCAAACATGAAGGCGTCAATTGAACAGCTGAAGCTTCAAACTCTAAAAGCACAAGAAGAACAGGTACAGGTCATGCAGGAAAGGGAAAGCCAACTAAGCTATTACATAACCGCAAAGGAAGATGCGCAGGCAAAGTTGACGGCCTTAAAGGCCGAATATGACCCTGAACTAACAGCAAGCCTAGAGGTGAAACTGGCCGAAACAAGTGCAGAGATTCAGCTTCTTCAGGAGCAGATGAGGGAGGCACATGCTTCTGAAATGGAATCTGTGAGACAAATGACTGATGAGATTAAACAAGCTACAAAGATGCTGCATGAAGTTGTTGCAGAAGAAAATTCCCTGAGAGAATTAGTTGCTTCTCTTAGGACAGATTTAGAACAAGTGAAGAGAGACCAAGAAGAACTTAAGGAGAAGCAACAGGCGGCTGAAGCTCTTGCTGCCAGCCTCACCAGTGAACTACAAACTATCAAGGAAGAGGCAGGGCCTGACCCTGGTTCTGTGGAGGAAGTTGATCTCACTCAAGAGATGAGTTTGAAGATTCAGGAGCTAGCATTGGAGACAGAAAGTgcaaaaagggaagaagaagaattgagagTACAAACCGAAGAGCTGAAGCGAGAAGCTGAAAAAGCTCAGGCCATGGCTGAAGAATTAGGGAGAAAGCTGGAGGATGCCCTTAGAGAGGCTGAAGAATCAAAGGCAGCAGAACGGAAAGCGATTCAGGAAATGAAAACATTGTCTGATATGCGAGGGAGAGTCTCCGATGCAGATTCTAATTCTAATGCTAATGCTAATGCTAATAGCAAGATTGTATTATCAGTCAAGGAGTTTGCAGCTTTGAGTGGAAAGATCAAGGAATCCGAAGATTTGATTGAGAGGACAGAAGCAGCTGCACATGCTCAGGTGGAAGCAATCAATGCAAGGAAAAGAGAAGTGGACAAGAAAGTAGAAGCTAACCTGAAAGCAATTGAAGAAATTAAGGCTGCAACAGATATGGCTCTTAGAAATGCAGAGATGGCAGATTCTGCGAAAGAAGCAGTCGAGGATGAGCTAAGAAGGTGGCGTGAAGAACAAAACAGCGATATGGACTATGCAGAAAATTCTGCAAGATCAATCTCCTTGCACATCTAG